From Brachyspira pilosicoli, a single genomic window includes:
- a CDS encoding YbbR-like domain-containing protein has protein sequence MKDIIIKKFKHKKLLSYITNRFWIKALCLSMSFMLFLYVRYQQEYNKEYTTKLNIKNLPAKLLIANNIKETITVSVKGFKDNIYELPRDFSAYIDLTNAQIGSNMYRVYLENDADYSSLNINITPNKIPVVLDQLAYKTVPIEVQTVGKASLGLEIENIIINPSNTIISGPKTLISQIDKLYTKTIDLNDKYLDYNTKLSLNIPPNVKSDTFRVDASIIFDKDIEIVTFENIELNINNLNSRFNIKYNEPLIVKKIVLEMNKNLIENLKKEDILLSLNLINITNEGIYSNISIEANIPDYAKLSYIEPSFFNIEVEKIWTNQ, from the coding sequence ATGAAAGATATTATAATAAAAAAATTTAAACATAAAAAATTGTTATCCTATATAACAAATAGATTTTGGATTAAAGCTTTATGTTTATCAATGTCTTTTATGCTTTTTTTATATGTAAGATATCAGCAGGAATACAATAAAGAATATACCACAAAACTAAATATAAAAAACCTTCCAGCAAAACTTTTAATTGCAAACAATATTAAAGAAACTATAACTGTCAGCGTAAAAGGATTTAAAGATAATATATATGAGCTTCCAAGAGATTTTTCTGCTTATATAGATTTAACTAATGCACAAATTGGAAGCAATATGTATAGAGTATATTTAGAAAATGATGCAGATTATTCATCACTCAATATCAATATAACTCCAAATAAAATACCTGTAGTATTAGACCAGTTAGCTTATAAAACTGTTCCTATAGAAGTACAAACTGTAGGAAAAGCCTCATTAGGACTTGAAATTGAAAATATTATTATTAATCCTTCAAACACAATAATATCTGGACCTAAAACTTTAATCTCTCAAATAGATAAATTATATACAAAAACTATAGACCTTAATGATAAATATTTAGATTATAATACTAAGCTTAGTTTAAACATACCGCCTAATGTTAAATCCGATACTTTTAGAGTAGATGCAAGTATAATTTTTGATAAAGATATAGAAATAGTAACATTTGAAAATATAGAATTGAATATTAATAATTTAAACAGCAGATTTAATATAAAATATAATGAACCTTTAATTGTAAAAAAAATTGTATTAGAAATGAATAAAAACTTAATAGAAAACTTAAAAAAAGAAGATATATTACTCTCACTAAATCTCATAAATATCACAAACGAAGGTATATATTCTAATATTTCAATAGAAGCAAATATTCCAGATTATGCTAAATTATCATATATAGAGCCTTCATTTTTCAATATAGAAGTAGAAAAAATATGGACAAATCAATAA
- the cdaA gene encoding diadenylate cyclase CdaA, with amino-acid sequence MLYNINNFISTSNWRYLFYSLDIILVAILFYIFYMLMYNTRAYSIALGFIILFFITLIAKVFGLTTLSWLFDKFFQVGLIAIVVLFQAEIKHGLRILGGRALFKKSFGYNEDQIQKIMSATFNLSYKGYGALIVFQRNISLHSLVDKAVKINADISIELLESIFFKNNPIHDGAAIIMENRIAAASAYLPLTETEPQIKNRRLGTRHRAAIGISEQTDAVVVVVSEETQCVSIVHGGILEYNLSRDELYKRLGELLEVKVD; translated from the coding sequence ATGCTGTATAATATCAACAATTTTATATCAACTTCAAATTGGCGTTATCTCTTTTATAGTCTTGATATAATCTTAGTAGCAATATTATTTTATATTTTTTACATGCTTATGTATAATACCAGAGCATACAGCATAGCCTTAGGTTTTATAATCCTTTTCTTTATCACATTAATAGCTAAAGTTTTTGGTCTTACCACCCTCTCATGGTTATTTGATAAATTTTTCCAAGTAGGTCTTATTGCAATAGTAGTTCTCTTTCAGGCAGAAATAAAACATGGTCTAAGAATATTAGGCGGAAGAGCATTGTTTAAAAAATCATTCGGATACAACGAAGACCAAATACAAAAAATTATGAGTGCAACTTTTAATTTATCATACAAAGGTTATGGAGCTTTAATAGTGTTTCAAAGAAATATATCTCTCCATTCTCTTGTAGACAAAGCAGTAAAAATTAATGCCGACATCTCTATAGAACTATTAGAATCTATATTTTTTAAAAACAACCCCATACATGACGGTGCTGCCATCATAATGGAAAATAGAATAGCGGCAGCAAGTGCATATTTACCCCTTACAGAAACAGAGCCTCAAATAAAAAATAGAAGATTAGGCACCAGACATAGGGCAGCAATTGGTATATCTGAACAAACTGATGCTGTTGTGGTGGTGGTATCAGAAGAAACTCAATGCGTCTCTATTGTTCATGGTGGGATATTAGAATATAATTTAAGCAGAGATGAATTATATAAAAGGCTTGGAGAACTTTTAGAGGTAAAAGTAGATTAA
- a CDS encoding secondary thiamine-phosphate synthase enzyme YjbQ, protein MHTINVKTNSRFDIIDITEEVKKCICQENAESGIAVIFTPHTTAGVGINENADSNVLFDMKNAFNKVVAQHDNYRHSEGNSQAHVLSSLVSPSLTVIIENGEIVLGVWQDIYFFEFDGARNRKVYVQVMKK, encoded by the coding sequence ATGCATACTATTAATGTAAAAACTAACTCAAGATTTGACATTATAGACATCACTGAAGAAGTGAAAAAATGTATTTGTCAAGAGAATGCAGAATCCGGCATAGCGGTTATATTTACGCCTCACACTACTGCAGGTGTTGGTATTAATGAAAATGCAGACAGCAATGTTTTATTTGATATGAAGAATGCATTTAATAAAGTAGTTGCGCAGCATGATAATTATAGGCACTCTGAAGGTAATTCTCAGGCACATGTTTTGTCGTCTTTGGTTTCTCCGAGTTTAACTGTTATAATAGAAAATGGAGAAATAGTATTGGGAGTTTGGCAGGATATATATTTTTTTGAGTTTGATGGGGCAAGGAATAGAAAAGTTTATGTGCAGGTAATGAAAAAATAA
- a CDS encoding GNAT family N-acetyltransferase, protein MCLINNNFEIKTAQIEDLEEISNLAKRIYLKYNSSLDTDEGKNNILTFINHDNILMRTYINGSLILKAKDRIKNIIVGFIEIRNYNHISLLFVDDKYFRLGLGKGLFERAKDIIKSDKYSVNSSDYAINFYKKLGFVAIYDNIKVENGVHFHPMIF, encoded by the coding sequence ATGTGTTTAATCAATAATAATTTTGAAATAAAAACAGCCCAAATAGAAGATTTAGAAGAAATTAGTAATTTAGCTAAAAGAATATATCTTAAATACAATTCATCATTAGATACCGATGAAGGGAAAAATAATATATTAACTTTTATTAATCATGATAATATTCTAATGAGAACATATATTAACGGCTCTCTCATTCTTAAAGCTAAAGATAGAATAAAAAATATCATTGTTGGGTTTATAGAAATAAGAAATTATAATCATATATCACTTTTGTTTGTTGATGATAAATATTTTAGATTAGGCTTAGGAAAAGGACTTTTTGAAAGAGCTAAAGATATAATAAAAAGCGATAAATACTCTGTTAATTCAAGCGATTATGCTATAAACTTCTATAAAAAATTGGGATTTGTTGCTATTTATGACAATATAAAAGTAGAAAACGGCGTTCATTTCCACCCGATGATTTTTTAA
- the waaF gene encoding lipopolysaccharide heptosyltransferase II — translation MKKIKNLLIHAPNWLGDIVMSLPAIHLIKEEYKDIKITVLAKKSMFGILTVSGLVDDVIELKNFPALRKYHFDTALLFPNSFESAFRIFGHGIKRRIGYKADYRSFMLTDAVERESVRWIHTADYYVNLLKAININKPRPTIKLNIKEDILNNAKEYIKTINPENKKIFAYGIGATNSFGKIWKEEYFAEVINYLSHKHNALTLFITTPNEKEISDKIKSMLKQEPIIPYTSLDNIAAILSLCNGFIGNDSGAMHVASIVGIPTLALYFATPAGINFPIGVNSHIIEKKPDNKACICGGRKCSINTFECREVIKPNEVIEKFENILY, via the coding sequence ATGAAGAAAATAAAAAATTTATTAATACATGCTCCAAATTGGCTTGGTGATATAGTTATGTCTTTACCTGCAATACATTTAATAAAAGAAGAATATAAAGACATAAAAATAACTGTATTAGCAAAGAAATCAATGTTTGGAATACTTACTGTAAGCGGTTTGGTTGATGATGTAATAGAATTAAAAAATTTCCCAGCTTTAAGAAAATATCATTTTGATACGGCTTTACTTTTTCCGAATTCTTTTGAAAGTGCTTTTAGAATATTTGGACATGGCATAAAAAGGCGTATAGGATATAAAGCAGACTACAGAAGTTTTATGCTTACTGACGCTGTTGAGAGAGAAAGTGTAAGATGGATTCATACTGCTGATTATTATGTTAATTTACTCAAAGCTATAAACATCAATAAACCTCGCCCTACTATAAAGTTAAATATAAAAGAAGATATACTAAACAATGCTAAAGAATATATTAAAACTATAAATCCAGAAAATAAAAAAATATTTGCTTATGGCATAGGGGCTACTAATAGTTTTGGCAAAATCTGGAAAGAAGAATATTTTGCTGAAGTTATAAATTATTTATCTCATAAACATAATGCTTTAACTTTATTTATAACAACTCCAAATGAAAAAGAAATATCTGATAAAATAAAATCCATGCTAAAACAAGAACCTATTATACCATATACTTCATTAGATAACATAGCAGCAATACTTAGCTTATGCAATGGATTTATAGGAAACGATTCTGGAGCTATGCATGTTGCTTCTATAGTGGGTATACCTACTTTGGCTCTATATTTTGCAACACCCGCCGGTATAAACTTTCCAATAGGTGTTAACAGCCATATAATAGAAAAAAAACCAGATAATAAAGCTTGCATCTGCGGCGGCAGAAAATGCTCCATTAACACCTTTGAATGCCGAGAAGTAATAAAACCTAATGAGGTAATAGAAAAATTTGAAAATATACTCTATTGA
- a CDS encoding ATP/GTP-binding protein yields MNIKNNRVTIICGHYGSGKTTFSINYAIYLKNKTEKQIYIADLDVVNPYFRSREHSQNLKDKDIKIIGTYLPQSGSDLPAVSAEVYSIFNNKDIVGIIDMGGNSVGSLSFATFREYVQTDETDVFFVLNANRKENSTFELALGHLISIEAALTLNVTGIVNNTHLMNDTTLKDIIKGEDIAEKLSKEKNINVVCSCVNNNLIKQNIKTKYQLFNIEYDIKNIGNVV; encoded by the coding sequence ATGAATATAAAAAATAATAGGGTAACTATAATATGCGGACATTATGGCTCAGGGAAAACAACATTCTCCATTAATTATGCCATCTATTTAAAAAACAAAACAGAAAAGCAAATATATATAGCCGACTTGGATGTTGTTAATCCTTACTTTCGCTCAAGAGAACATTCTCAAAACCTAAAAGATAAAGATATAAAAATAATAGGAACTTATCTTCCTCAATCTGGTTCAGATTTGCCTGCAGTATCTGCTGAAGTTTATTCTATATTTAATAATAAAGATATTGTAGGAATAATAGACATGGGAGGAAACTCTGTTGGAAGCTTATCTTTTGCTACTTTTAGAGAATATGTTCAAACTGATGAAACTGATGTATTTTTTGTTTTGAATGCAAACAGAAAAGAAAATTCAACATTTGAACTTGCATTGGGGCATCTTATATCTATAGAAGCTGCACTAACATTAAATGTTACAGGCATAGTAAATAACACCCACCTTATGAATGATACCACTTTAAAAGATATTATAAAAGGAGAAGATATAGCAGAAAAACTCTCTAAAGAAAAAAATATAAATGTTGTATGCAGTTGTGTTAATAACAATTTAATTAAACAAAATATAAAAACAAAATATCAATTATTTAATATAGAATATGATATAAAAAATATAGGGAATGTTGTATAA
- the ftsA gene encoding cell division protein FtsA, whose product MKEPIIAGVDIGTSSIKTVIARVNEDKLDIIGIGESESDGIRKGIIVNIDAAADAIEKSINKAEDMAGLQAPDVIATIGGDHIKGMNSKGVIGVNTKDKEITPLEIERVLESAKNVRLPSDIEIIETIEQEYSLDGQDEIKNPIGMSGTRLETKVHLITGLKYVSENLRRTLNKMKFSGKDFIVSVRGSAEACLTEDEKELGVVVFDIGHSTTSLMVFLEGSVWHTAVIPIGSQHITNDIAEGLRVTIPTAERLKCEYGCAFVDMVGDKEIVEVPTTSGKSKAIPKKFLTEIIQARVEEILSLCGKELSKMKYIDSLSAGMVFTGGGSLLPGLVELAKAYQSTVKGSMPITARIGVPNNIYGITDIANNPAYSAVIGILMMSLDEATKVNIPNAKKTTEKKRFTLKIKNPFSEFFK is encoded by the coding sequence TTGAAAGAGCCAATAATAGCTGGTGTAGATATCGGCACTTCATCAATAAAAACTGTAATAGCAAGGGTTAATGAAGATAAACTTGATATTATAGGCATAGGGGAGAGCGAGAGTGACGGCATTAGAAAGGGTATTATAGTAAATATAGATGCTGCTGCTGATGCTATAGAGAAATCTATCAATAAAGCAGAAGATATGGCAGGTCTTCAGGCTCCTGATGTGATAGCTACTATAGGCGGCGACCATATAAAGGGCATGAATAGTAAAGGGGTTATAGGTGTTAATACAAAAGATAAAGAGATAACTCCATTAGAAATAGAGAGGGTATTAGAAAGTGCGAAAAATGTTCGTTTGCCTTCAGATATAGAGATTATAGAAACTATAGAACAGGAATATTCTTTAGACGGTCAAGATGAGATAAAAAATCCTATAGGAATGTCTGGTACAAGATTAGAAACTAAGGTTCATCTTATCACTGGGCTTAAATATGTTAGTGAAAACTTAAGAAGAACTTTAAACAAGATGAAGTTCAGCGGCAAAGATTTTATAGTGAGTGTACGCGGAAGTGCCGAGGCTTGTCTTACAGAAGATGAAAAAGAGCTTGGAGTGGTTGTGTTTGATATAGGTCATTCTACTACATCACTCATGGTTTTTCTGGAAGGCTCTGTTTGGCATACTGCTGTTATACCTATAGGAAGTCAGCATATCACAAACGACATAGCCGAAGGTTTGAGGGTAACTATTCCTACAGCAGAGAGATTAAAATGCGAATATGGCTGTGCTTTTGTTGATATGGTAGGCGATAAAGAAATAGTAGAAGTTCCTACTACAAGCGGCAAGAGTAAGGCTATTCCTAAGAAGTTTTTAACAGAAATTATACAAGCGAGAGTAGAAGAGATACTCAGTTTATGCGGTAAAGAATTATCAAAAATGAAATATATAGATTCTTTATCTGCTGGTATGGTTTTTACAGGAGGCGGTTCTTTGCTTCCCGGTTTAGTTGAATTAGCTAAAGCTTATCAAAGCACAGTGAAAGGTTCTATGCCTATTACAGCGAGAATAGGAGTTCCTAATAATATTTACGGCATTACTGATATTGCTAATAATCCGGCATATTCTGCAGTTATTGGCATACTTATGATGAGCTTAGACGAGGCTACTAAGGTTAATATCCCTAATGCTAAAAAAACAACCGAGAAAAAAAGATTTACATTGAAAATAAAAAATCCGTTTTCAGAGTTTTTTAAATAG
- a CDS encoding flagellar filament outer layer protein FlaA → MKKLFAVLASIFVAASAYGVTNSTLIDFAITGNADNLQPAGDDTNEVVSVQQNLYNDNWVVWLNESARLTENRRNSYVTNVDSKGNNGAWEAGKVLGVRVHFPLQAWNSYALVKPAYQLEMYGGTDGTKYTDGKGVIHNVGEIKSISSWVYGRNYLVTYFVNLQNELGELKSYPMGALYFSGWRQVKWENREYLANVRDRVLVRKPLYPRMIPSVKLDSLGFYRTKDTQGGDFIAYVKDVTMEYDVVVVDFEEDIDDEATWQLLKTENERKQAIENARVREAAELQELEQRRINGGDAQQQDAGAAAQNTQTEETAAQ, encoded by the coding sequence ATGAAAAAGTTATTCGCAGTATTAGCTTCTATTTTTGTTGCTGCATCTGCTTACGGTGTAACAAATTCAACTTTAATTGATTTTGCTATAACAGGTAATGCTGATAATTTGCAGCCTGCAGGAGATGATACAAATGAAGTAGTTTCTGTTCAGCAAAATCTTTACAACGATAACTGGGTAGTATGGTTGAATGAATCTGCTAGATTAACAGAAAACCGCAGGAATTCATATGTTACTAACGTAGATAGTAAAGGTAATAACGGAGCTTGGGAAGCTGGAAAAGTTCTTGGTGTAAGAGTACATTTCCCATTACAAGCTTGGAATAGCTATGCTTTAGTAAAACCTGCTTATCAACTTGAAATGTATGGCGGAACTGATGGTACAAAATATACAGACGGCAAAGGTGTAATACACAATGTTGGCGAAATTAAATCTATTAGTTCTTGGGTATATGGACGTAATTATTTAGTTACTTATTTTGTAAACTTACAAAATGAATTAGGCGAGTTAAAATCTTATCCTATGGGTGCTCTTTACTTCAGCGGTTGGAGACAAGTAAAATGGGAAAATAGAGAATATTTAGCTAATGTTCGCGACAGAGTATTAGTAAGAAAACCTCTTTATCCTAGAATGATTCCTTCTGTAAAATTAGACTCTTTAGGTTTCTATAGAACTAAAGATACTCAAGGCGGAGATTTCATTGCTTATGTTAAAGACGTAACTATGGAATATGATGTAGTAGTTGTTGATTTTGAAGAAGATATCGACGATGAAGCTACTTGGCAGTTATTAAAAACTGAAAATGAAAGAAAACAAGCTATTGAAAATGCTAGAGTTCGTGAAGCTGCTGAGTTACAAGAATTAGAACAAAGACGTATTAATGGCGGCGATGCTCAGCAACAAGATGCTGGTGCAGCAGCTCAAAATACACAAACTGAAGAAACTGCTGCTCAATAA
- a CDS encoding isochorismatase family protein, whose amino-acid sequence MKLMNQPILDKNDSLYICIDLQTKLLPAMDNLDNLIKKSNILLKTSEIYNIPLLVTEQYPNGLGATDERIILPKHHKLFAKTHFSVFATEDFVQEFNSLNKKNIIVFGAETHVCVYYSVYHLLQNGYNVYVAADACASRTDNDKQIGLEQMRKLGANIITAEMVLFGFIESSKVPNFKDLSNLLK is encoded by the coding sequence ATGAAATTAATGAATCAACCTATATTAGATAAAAATGATTCTTTATATATTTGTATAGATTTGCAAACCAAGCTTCTTCCTGCTATGGATAATTTGGATAATCTTATAAAAAAGTCTAATATTCTACTAAAAACTTCTGAAATATATAACATACCTCTTTTAGTTACTGAGCAGTATCCTAATGGTTTAGGAGCCACAGATGAAAGAATAATTCTTCCTAAGCATCATAAATTATTTGCTAAGACTCATTTTAGTGTTTTTGCCACTGAAGATTTTGTTCAGGAGTTTAATAGTTTAAATAAAAAAAATATTATAGTGTTTGGAGCTGAGACACATGTATGCGTATATTATAGTGTTTATCATTTGCTTCAAAATGGATATAATGTTTATGTGGCTGCTGATGCTTGTGCTTCGAGGACTGATAATGATAAACAGATTGGCTTAGAGCAGATGAGGAAATTGGGGGCTAATATTATAACTGCTGAGATGGTTCTTTTTGGATTTATAGAGAGTTCAAAAGTGCCTAATTTTAAAGATTTAAGTAATTTATTAAAATAA
- the tpiA gene encoding triose-phosphate isomerase, with amino-acid sequence MMRRKLIAGNWKMNNTNKEALELVKQLKDLVKDVKDRDIMIAPTFTCLSDVNNAIKGSNIKLGAQNLYFEEKGAFTGQISADMLLAVGCEYVIIGHSECRDIFGEKDELINKKVKRALDKNLVPVLCVGEHLEEREKGITSNIVSSQVKEAFKGLSEAEAKKVVIAYEPVWAIGTGKTATPQDADDVHKTIRDTLKSIYNESVAEGMIILYGGSVNEKNADDLLNMPNIDGALVGGASLVADKFARIVNYIAK; translated from the coding sequence ATTATGAGAAGAAAACTTATAGCTGGTAACTGGAAAATGAATAATACTAACAAAGAGGCTTTAGAGTTAGTAAAACAGTTAAAAGATTTAGTAAAAGATGTGAAAGACAGAGACATTATGATAGCACCTACTTTTACTTGCTTGAGCGATGTTAATAATGCTATTAAAGGAAGCAATATCAAATTAGGAGCACAGAATTTATATTTTGAAGAGAAGGGTGCTTTTACTGGTCAGATTTCTGCTGATATGCTTTTGGCTGTAGGATGTGAATATGTTATTATAGGGCACTCTGAATGCCGTGATATATTTGGCGAAAAAGATGAACTTATAAACAAAAAAGTAAAAAGAGCTTTAGATAAAAATTTAGTTCCTGTTTTATGTGTTGGTGAACATTTAGAAGAGAGAGAGAAGGGCATTACTTCTAATATAGTAAGCAGTCAAGTAAAAGAGGCTTTCAAGGGTTTAAGTGAAGCTGAGGCTAAAAAGGTAGTTATAGCTTATGAACCTGTTTGGGCTATTGGTACTGGTAAAACTGCTACTCCTCAAGATGCTGATGATGTACATAAAACTATAAGAGACACATTAAAGTCTATTTATAATGAGAGTGTTGCTGAAGGTATGATTATACTTTATGGCGGAAGTGTTAATGAGAAGAATGCTGATGATTTACTTAATATGCCTAATATAGATGGTGCTTTAGTCGGCGGTGCTTCTTTGGTTGCTGACAAGTTTGCAAGAATAGTTAATTATATAGCTAAGTAA
- a CDS encoding PdaC/SigV domain-containing protein: protein MKKVAYIFLLFSSLLFCQNAEISKKDFYFLKGNIGNTPISMYLYRDNNNLVGRYYYDTIKQIISLKGNINGNSFHLDESINDRIIGSLDGEVNDEMVFMGNWVSADKNNTFNFSFSLDSNYPINKIKIINAKLDIKDDNGSFESSRDAIIIENYKNTKAINRISLDIDETKSIDEESITAALNNLILSQYNTWKETIAENDKFNMQRNIDISFIDDKIISFSLYNYSYAGGAHGIYNVQPNIYLISTGKRVGLNVSELIDDVADIDLINLMRTKLTANMSESDFFDFDSITLSDTFDITPTGIKFIWPAYKISDYAHGIIEIEFRYSELKPFVKEDSVFMYLFE from the coding sequence ATGAAAAAAGTTGCGTACATTTTTTTGTTATTTTCTTCTTTACTCTTTTGTCAAAATGCAGAGATATCAAAAAAAGATTTTTATTTTCTTAAAGGAAATATTGGTAATACTCCTATAAGTATGTATTTATATAGAGATAATAATAATCTTGTAGGGAGATATTATTATGATACTATAAAACAAATTATTAGCCTAAAGGGAAATATAAACGGAAATAGTTTTCATCTTGATGAGAGCATTAATGATAGGATAATAGGTTCTTTAGATGGTGAAGTTAATGACGAGATGGTTTTTATGGGTAATTGGGTTTCAGCTGACAAAAACAATACTTTCAATTTTTCTTTTTCTTTAGATAGTAATTATCCTATAAATAAAATTAAAATTATAAATGCTAAATTAGATATTAAAGATGATAATGGGAGTTTCGAATCAAGCAGAGATGCAATTATTATAGAAAACTATAAAAACACAAAAGCAATAAACAGAATATCTTTAGACATTGATGAAACTAAATCTATAGATGAAGAAAGTATAACGGCAGCACTTAATAATTTAATTTTATCACAATATAATACTTGGAAAGAAACCATTGCTGAAAATGATAAGTTTAATATGCAAAGAAATATTGATATATCATTTATAGATGATAAGATAATATCGTTTTCTTTATATAATTATTCTTATGCAGGCGGGGCTCATGGTATATATAATGTTCAGCCTAATATATATTTAATATCAACTGGAAAGAGAGTGGGGTTGAATGTATCTGAGCTTATAGATGATGTAGCGGATATTGACTTAATTAATTTAATGCGTACAAAACTTACAGCGAATATGTCAGAATCTGATTTTTTTGATTTTGATTCTATTACATTAAGCGATACATTTGACATTACTCCAACAGGCATAAAGTTTATATGGCCTGCTTATAAGATATCCGATTATGCACATGGTATTATTGAAATAGAGTTTAGATATTCTGAATTAAAGCCGTTTGTAAAAGAAGATTCTGTGTTTATGTATTTATTTGAGTAG
- a CDS encoding endonuclease III, with translation MNDKDIHPIMKELTKVTKSMPMPVVTEIKLITNRDAYKILISTMLSLRTKDPTTRDASMRLFEKAGSAKEMIKLTEEEIAKLIYPVGFYNVKAKNILEVSNMIIDNYNGEVPDEIDELLKLKGVGRKVANLVVTEAFDKDGICVDTHVHRISNRFGYVHTKTPEETEFALREKLPKEYWRVYNDTLVVYGQNLCKPISPLCSECTVSQYCDYFKNKK, from the coding sequence ATGAATGATAAAGATATACACCCTATAATGAAAGAGCTTACAAAAGTTACCAAGTCTATGCCTATGCCTGTGGTAACAGAGATAAAGCTTATTACAAACAGAGATGCTTATAAAATATTAATTTCCACTATGCTTTCTCTTAGAACAAAAGACCCTACAACAAGAGATGCTTCAATGAGGCTGTTTGAAAAGGCAGGCAGTGCCAAAGAGATGATAAAGCTTACAGAAGAAGAGATTGCTAAGCTTATTTACCCTGTGGGTTTTTATAATGTGAAGGCAAAAAATATACTTGAAGTTTCTAACATGATTATTGATAATTATAATGGGGAAGTGCCTGATGAGATTGATGAACTTTTAAAACTCAAAGGGGTAGGGAGAAAGGTTGCCAATTTAGTAGTTACAGAGGCTTTTGATAAAGACGGAATATGTGTTGACACGCATGTACATAGAATATCAAATAGATTCGGTTATGTTCACACCAAGACGCCGGAAGAGACAGAGTTTGCTTTGAGGGAGAAATTGCCTAAAGAATATTGGCGGGTTTATAATGACACATTAGTTGTTTATGGACAGAACCTATGTAAGCCCATTAGCCCTTTATGCAGTGAATGTACGGTTTCACAGTATTGCGACTATTTCAAGAACAAGAAATAA
- a CDS encoding NUDIX hydrolase — protein MKEHIKNQFKYCPYCGEKDSFIYNGVKIFNCSKCGRSYFVNPASAGGMVVETPKGIVFVERKFEPKKGYIDLPGGFCEPYEKIEDAVRRELFEETNIKIDNIHFLISGSNEYIYEGMMYVTTDMFFYAKIDYVPDVKPSDDASEVVFIKKENIDFDRLAFKSSKEALREYIKITQ, from the coding sequence ATGAAAGAGCATATTAAAAATCAATTTAAATACTGTCCCTATTGCGGAGAGAAAGATTCTTTTATATATAATGGTGTAAAGATATTTAATTGTTCAAAGTGCGGGAGGAGCTATTTTGTTAATCCTGCTTCTGCGGGCGGAATGGTTGTTGAAACACCTAAAGGCATTGTATTTGTTGAGAGAAAGTTTGAACCTAAGAAGGGTTATATTGATTTGCCTGGCGGGTTTTGCGAGCCTTATGAAAAAATAGAAGATGCTGTTAGAAGAGAGCTTTTTGAAGAGACTAATATAAAAATAGATAATATACATTTTCTTATAAGCGGTAGTAATGAGTATATTTATGAAGGCATGATGTATGTTACTACTGATATGTTTTTTTATGCCAAAATAGATTATGTGCCTGATGTTAAACCTTCTGATGATGCATCTGAGGTGGTATTTATAAAAAAAGAGAATATTGATTTTGACAGATTAGCTTTCAAATCATCAAAAGAGGCTTTAAGAGAATATATTAAAATAACTCAGTAA